Genomic window (Alteromonas pelagimontana):
CCTGAATCCAGCGGCGCGTGACCTACAGCCTGTATCAACTGCGACCGCGCTGCAGCTTCGATAACCAGTTCAGGTTCGAGCAAACTTAGCTTCAGGCTATCAAGTTCAAATGAGCCACCAAGGTAAAGCCCCATTACTTCAGGTGCTTTAGGCTTGCTGGGCTTGTTATCTTTTCCAAACAACTTGCCAAACATGGTCAGGCTCCTAATTTTTTCCAGTCAATATCACGAATACGGGATTCGGCAATATAAAACAATTTGTCTCCGGGTGATAATGTCACCTCAAATTCCGGGTTCACCACCAGTTTCTGATAAACGCCAGCTGGCGCGTAACCAATGAAAATTGCATCGTAATGCTTTTTCAAATTGATAAACACATCTGCGACGGTGAGCGTTTGGCCAGTTTGTGGAATAGCCACAGAAAACTGCGCTTGCCCCGCATCCACGCTCAGCAAGTCGTGGTGTAACATGCTCGAACCGGGATCAAACGCTGATTTTGCCAGCATTTCCACGGCCACACTGGGCGTGCATTCTACGTTCGGGCAATGCTGCTGCAACAACGGCACCAGGCTGTCATCGGTAAAATAGGCAACCTGATGGGCCTTTGGGTTACGCTGACTACAATAAAGCGCAGTGGTCAGCGTTACGTCATCTTGTGGATTATCAATCAGTATGACACTTGCATCACGTAAACAGGCTTTGTCCATATCTTCATCTTTGTTAAAAGATTCTACGCGAACAAATTCCACTTTGTCAGGCATGGGATTGGTAATGTCTGCTTTCACGCACAGCACAATTTGCGGATGATCAGGCAGCGCATCTCTTTCTTTTAATAGCAAATCAAGCAGCAATAGTGTTTTTTGCTCATTCCAGCCAATAACCAGAATATGATTTTTAATATGCAGTTGTTTCATGCCCTTTAATCCTTTTTTCCACTGATTACTCACCCAGGCTGCAAGCCGTCCGACTACCATTGCAAAAATAGTTAACCCCAGCGGAATTACGTAAAGCGCAACGATGAGTTTTCCCGGTCGTGATACGGGTGACAAGTCCCCGTAGCCTACTGTGGAGGCAGTAACCGCTAACCAATACAGATAATCAACAGAGCTAGTAAGAGCAGTTTCTCCCACTGCGCGTAATAATATCCAACTGGAGAAAGCATAGAATAGCGCGATTGCAGCAATAGTGTACCAGCGGGATTCAGAGAAGTAACTCAACATGACTCTGCGAATATGCGCCCAAGTTTGCATGGCTTACACTAACTTCCTGTTTTTTTAATTGTTGAATTCAGTATGCCTTTAAACCAGCCTGCTGAACAATATGAAGATAAAAAAAGGGAGCACATAAGCGCTCCCTGGTTTTCATTACTTGCCTAGAATACGACTTAACTCGTCATCAGCAGAGGTTTTACCTCCTTTGATACCGGCAGCCGCGAGGCGCTTTTCTAAATCGCCGTTGGATTCTTCGCTGGCCAGCTCTTCAGCAGCCTGAAGTTCAGCATTTTTCATTTTTTGCTTTTCCTGAATACGGGACAATGATTCTGTCGCCGTTTTCATTTTGCTATTTGCACCCATATGTCTGGAAGACACAGCAACCTGCGCTTTTTGCACGCTTTCTGTGGCTTTAACCATATCAACCTGTTGCTCCAGACGACGCAAATTCGCTTTGGCCTGTTGAATGTTACCGGCCAGTTGCTTTTCTGACTGCTGGAACTGATCCAAGTAAGACTGTTCCTGCTCACGCTCACTTTTTAAATCAGCAACTTTCTGCGCACATTCCAGTGCCAGCTCTCTATCGCTATCAATTGCTTTGCGAGCGTGGGCTTCATACTCTGAAATCGACGCATTAAAGCTATCAATTTTCTGCTGGGATAATTTGCACTTGGCCAGGATTTGCGTGCGGGCATGATCTGATTTTCTCAGTTCTTCCTTCGCTTCGCGGATTTCCTGTTCAAGAATTCTAATGGCCTGACTATCAACCACTGACTGGGCTGCTTCGTTAGCGCCACCTCTAACGGCTGTAATAAGCTTTTTCCAAACTGACATTCGCTTCTCCTGTCACTAAACCATTATTTAAGATGCGTTTCATAGGCATCAAGGAACGATGCAACATTCTGAAACAGAGTTTCTACTTCAATTACAATACTTTCCGCTTTCGACTGCGCACTTAGCGCGCCAAAGGCAGTGTAATATTCTTCACCACCAATAGTTGAAATACCCACGGTGGTAAGTGGGAAAACCATGTGCGTGGACAGAATTTCATGATCCAACGCTGCTTTATTCTTTACCTGCGAAGAAGAAAACAGCAGGCTCTCAACCAATATTTGTTCGCCACTTATGGCGAGCCAGGCATCAATACCGTCCTGATTGGCTATAAGTAAACAGTCTTCTTCACGAGTAATTACGTAATCATCGTGGCCTTGCAAGAGGGAATCAATTTTGTCCAGATCCCACGTCATAACGTTTCTCCTTTACGATTGAAGCGAATTTGTCGAGCCCACTGTAACGGTATTTTGTCTGCTCGCCAATATTCACGAATTCAGTGTAGACAATATGGGGTGCAATCGTCAATAATAAATACGCGCTTAATGTGTAATAAAATGTTTTTTCGTAAATTATAGTTCACAAATGGTGGTTTTTATTATGACCAAAAATGCTTGGCGGCAACTTGTTCAACGAATTGTTAAGTCAGAAATGTCGTTACGAGGCGTAAAGTACCAGTCTTTGAGTGAGCGTTTACTGGAAGTGGGTGTAGAACAAAGCGCGGACAATTTACGAAACAAAGTCAATAAAGGAATTATGGGCGCAGACTTGCTGCTGCAAATTTTGCTGGTGTTAAATGCCAGACCCATTACAGTACAAGGCTTGCAAGAGATCCTGGCTGAACTCGATGCCGAAAAAGGGTAAGCTTCGGTTTCTACTAATTCACGTAGAGAGATCACACATCAATATGGATTAGTATTAGTCTTGCCTGAAAGGTATCAAGACTTGCCGAATTACCATAAAATGACGCGTATCTGATTTTCTTATCCGTAAACTCTGGTAGTTAAGTAAATAATGAAATTAAGCGACTTCTCTTTTACGTTGCCCGATCATTTGATCGCCAAATATCCCACTGAAAAACGCTCAGCCAGCAGGTTGATGCATCTCGACGGCAAAACCGGCAATGTTGTCCATCGTCAGTTTGAAGAAACGCTGTCGCTGGTAGAAGAAGGGGATCTGCTGGTTTTTAACAACACTCGCGTCATGCCGGCGCGGCTGAAAGGGAAAAAAGCATCAGGCGGACAGGTCGAAGTTTTGGTGGAGCGAATTTTGCCGGATAATACGGTTTACGCCCACGTACGAGCGAGCAAAGCGCCTAAACCCGACACTAAATTAGTGCTGGAAGAGGCGGTTCACGCCACCGTTATTGGTCGCCTTGACGCTTTATTTCATTTGCGGTTCGACCACGATACGCCGGTGCTGGCAATTCTTGAGGCTCATGGCCATATGCCATTGCCTCCTTACATCGACAGGCCTGATGAAAACAGCGATAAAGAGCGTTACCAGACAGTTTATAACCAGAAGCCAGGCGCAGTGGCTGCGCCCACTGCGGGTCTTCATTTTGATGACACCATACTTACGGCGTTGCGCCAAAAAGGCGTAAATCTGGCTTTTGTTACGCTACATGTTGGCGCTGGTACATTTCAACCTGTGCGAGTGGACAACATTCTTGAACATAAGATGCATGCAGAGTATGCAGAGGTTAGTCAGAGCGTCGTCGATGCAGTATTGGCAACGAAAGCAGCAGGGAAGCGGGTAATAGCAGTAGGAACGACGTCAGTCAGATCGCTGGAATCGGCAGCGGTTGTGGCGGAATCGTCTGAGTCACTGATAATGCCTTTTTTCGCCGACACCGATATTTTTATTTATCCCGGCTACCGCTTTAAAGTGGTTGATGCCATGTTTACCAATTTTCATCTACCTGAATCGACGTTAATGATGCTGATCAGCGCATTTGCAGGCAGGGACAATGTTATGCAGGCGTACGCGCAAGCGATTGCAGAGGAGTACCGGTTCTTTAGTTACGGTGACAGCATGTTTATTGAAAAAGCCGATGGGTAAACGGTAGATATTGCATTCGGTGCGATAAGGAATGGCCTTTTCTGCTTTCCGTTGGTGCGCAATACATGATCTATCACGCAGAACTGGTATAATCCCCGCCAATTTTATTTTGACCCGCAGCGTCTGAAGTGCGCTCAGTTATGGGAAATCCAATTTCATGCAATTTGAGTTGTTAAATACCGATGGGAAAGCCAGACGCGGCAAGCTGGTGTTCGAGCGTGGCGTGGTGGAAACTCCCGCCTTCATGCCGGTAGGCACATATGGCACAGTAAAAGGAATGACGCCAGAAGAGCTAAGCGACAGCGGTGCTCACATCTGTTTGGGAAATACCTTTCACTTGATGCTACGCCCCGGTACCAGCATCATTCGCCAGCATGGCGACTTACACGATTTTATGCACTGGGATAAACCTATTCTCACTGATTCTGGTGGCTTTCAGGTTTTTAGCCTGGGAGATTTGCGTAAAATTACTGAAGAGGGCGTGACTTTCCGTTCGCCCATTAATGGTGAGAAAATTCTGCTAACGCCGGAAAAGTCGATGGACGTTCAGCGGGATCTAGGCTCTGACATCGTTATGATTTTTGACGAATGTACGCCTTACCCCGCCACCGAGCAGGAAGCCAGATTGTCGATGGAGTTGTCGTTGCGTTGGGCCAAGCGCAGTAAAAGCGCACATGGTGATAATCCTTCTGCATTATTTGGCATTATTCAAGGCGGGATGTACGAAAGTCTTCGTGATGTTTCGCTTAAAGGCCTGGAAGATATCGGGTTTGACGGCTATGCCATTGGTGGTTTATCCGTTGGCGAACCCAAAGAAGATATGATTCGGATTATCGACCATACCGCGCCAAAAATTCCGCAGAATAAGCCGCGTTATCTGATGGGAGTGGGTAAACCTGAAGATATTGTTGAGGCCGTTCGTCGTGGTATTGATATGTTCGATTGTGTAATGCCTACCCGAAACGCTCGCAATGGCCATTTATTTGTGACCGAAGGCGTGGTTAAAATTCGCAATGCCAAGCATCGCACCGATACCGCCGCGTTGGATGAAAACTGTGATTGTTACACTTGTAAAAATTATTCGCGGTCATATCTCCACCACTTGGATAAATGCAACGAAATCTTGGGTGCAAGGCTTAATACCATCCACAATCTCCGCTATTATCAGCGCGTGATGCAGGGGCTACGTGATGCCATCGCGCAAGAAGAGCTGGACGCATTTGTAGAAACTTTTTACGAACAAAAGAACATGCCGGTACCGGCGTTATAACAACAAAGACAATTATCGAGGAAAAATATGAGCTTATTTATTTCTAACGCTTACGCACAATCATCTGGCGCACCGCAAGGCGGTGGTTACGAAATGCTCATTATGTTGGGTGTATTCGGTCTGATTTTTTACTTCTTGCTATACCGTCCGCAAGCCAAACGCGTAAAGGAACACAAAAATCTGGTTTCTTCATTAAGTAAAGGCGACGAAGTTCTCACTCAAGGCGGTTTAGTGGGACGCATCATTAAAGTAGCAGAAGATAAAGACTTTATCGAAATTGCGCTGAATGATACCAGCAATATTGTTGTGCAGAAGTCGTCTGTGACTGCTGTTCTGCCTAAAGGCACCATGAAGTCAATCTAAGAGAAATACCGGGGCCGGGATGCATCCCGGTAACCGGAACAAGGAATTTTACGTGTTAAATCAGAATTCTATCTGGAAGGTGCTACTGGTCATCGTGATCATTGGCTTATGCACCTTGTACGCTCTTCCCAACATTTACGGCGAAGATAACGCTGTTCAGATCTCTGCTGGCCGGGACGGTAACGTCACTGTGCAAATGGTAGATGATGTTAAGAAAACCCTTGCCGATAACAATATTACGCCTAAGCGTATTGAATTTGAAAATGAACAAATTCTCGTTCGCTTGAATGATTCTGACGCGCAGTTGCGTGCCCGAGAGCTGTTGGAAACGTCTTTAGGAACTAATTATTCGGTGGCAATGAACCTGGCGGCGGATACCCCTCAGTGGTTGGAAGAATTGGGCGGTACGCCCATGAAGCTGGGTTTGGACCTACGCGGCGGTGTGCATTTCTTAATGGAAGTGGACATGAGCGAAGCCATCAGCAAATCTCTTGAAGATGCGCAAGATAACTTCCGTACAGCCCTTCGTGAAGAAAAGCTGCGTTATCGCACAGTGCAGCAGCGTGAGAATCACGTCGATATTCATTTTCGGGATGAAGAAACTCTTGAAAAAGCGCAGTTTTTCCTACGTAACCGCAATCCTGATTTAACGTTTGAAGAAGTGGACGACATGGTGCTGCGTGCATCATTTTCTGAAGCCAAACTACAGGGTATACGCGAAAACGCGGTTAAGCAGAATATTACTATTATTCGGAATCGGGTAAATCAACTTGGTGTTGCAGAGCCGCTGGTGCAAAAACAAGGGGCGGATCGGATTGTTGTGCAACTGCCAGGCATTCAGGATACCGCCCGCGCAAAAGAAATTTTGAATGCTACCGCCACGCTGGAATTTCGTCTGGTAGATCAGGACAACGACGTGCGGGACGCATTGAACGGCCGTGTTCCTGCTGGCTCACAAGTAATTGAGGATCAGCAAGGCCGTCCGCAGTTGCTGGAAAAGCGAATTATGTTAACCGGCAATCATATTATCGATGCTAACAGCGGTGTTGATGAATATGGCATTCCGCAGGTTAATATTTCACTGGATTCTGAAGGTGGAAATAAAATGTCGCGCACGACGCGGGGCAATATCGGTAAGCCAATGGCAACCGTATTTATCGAGTATAAGTCGACTGGCGAGCGTAATGCTGACGGTAAGCTGGTATTTGAAAAGCACGAAGAAGTCATTAGTGTTGCGACTATCCAGGCTCAGCTGGGAAGTTCATTCCGTATCACCGGTTTGGATTCGCCCAAAGAAGCAAGAGACTTGTCACTACTGCTACGCGCTGGTGCTCTTATTGCGCCAATCCAGATTGTTGAAGAGCGGACTGTCGGGCCAAGCCTGGGTAAGGAAAACATAGAATTGGGCATGCAAGCCATTCTGTGGGGGCTTGCCGCTGTTCTTGTCTTTATGCTGATTTATTATAAAGCGTTTGGGCTGGTAGCAAATTTTGCGCTGTTAACCAACCTTGTCATTATCATTGGTGTCATGTCGATGATTCCTGGTGCTACTCTTACGCTACCGGGTATGGCAGGTATCGTCTTGACTGTTGGTATGGCGGTAGACGCCAATGTGCTTATTTTTGAGCGGATACGCGAGGAAATTCGTGACGGAAGAAGCCCACAGCAAGCTATTCACCAGGGATATGACAGCGCGTTCTCGACTATTCTGGATGCAAATATCACTACCTTTATTGCCGGTTTAATTCTGTTCGCTGTAGGTACTGGCCCAATTAAAGGTTTCTCTATCACGCTGATGATAGGAATTGCGACCTCCATGTTTACCGCCATTGTGGTAACTCGCGTTATTGTTAACGCGGTATGGGGTGGACGTAAAGTGAAGAAATTGGCGATTTAAGGAGCATATTATGCAAATACTAAATTTATCCGAAACCGTCAATTTCATGCGTCTGCGTATACCCACCATGATTTTGTCGACCTGCTTGATAATTGGCTCGCTGGTTTCGCTGGGTGTAAACAGCCTGAACTGGGGCCTGGATTTTACCGGTGGGACATTAATAGAGGTCGGTTACAGCCAATCTGCAGATTTAACCAAAATCCGGCACGAACTCACTGCTGCTAATTTTGAAGATGCAGTGGTACAAAATTTCGGTACCAGTGAAGATGTGTTGATACGCATTTCGCCCAGAGAGGGGGTAAAAGCAGCCACTATTGGTAATCAGGTTTTAGAAGCCTTGCGCGCTGATGGGTCTGATGTAGAAATGCGTCGTATTGAATTTGTCGGCCCCAACGTTGGAGATGAGCTAACGGAGCAGGGCGGTTTAGCTATGCTCGTAGCACTGCTGTGTATTCTGGTGTACGTGGCTATGCGATTCGAATGGCGTTTTTCACTGGGATCTGTCGCAGCCTTGGTTCACGACGTTATTCTTACTTTAGGGTTGTTCTCTTTTTTACAGATTGAATTTGACCTGACAGTGTTAGCCGCGCTACTTGCTGTAATTGGTTATTCACTTAACGATACTATAGTAGTCTGTGATCGGATTCGGGAAAACTTCCGCAAAATTCGTAAAGCTGAGCCTGTGGAAGTCATCAATATCTCCCTTACGCAGACATTAAGTCGAACGGTAATTACCTCTTTGACCACCATATTGGTGTTGGTTGCTCTATATTATAAAGGCGGCGCGCTGATCCACGGCTTTGCTACTGCCTTGTTATTTGGGGTGGTTGTTGGAACCTACTCATCCATTTACATTGCCAGTTCAGTCGCACTTGCACTTGGGATCAGTAAGGAAGACCTCATACCGCCTCAGGTGGAAAAAGAAGGGCAGGATATGGATTCTCTGCTTTAATTTTGGATGAAGTCTTAAAAAAAAGCCGCTCTTGCGGCTTTCTCAGCTTTTGAGCTGTGCTACTAGCTTTCGTTTTAGCTTAAGGAGAGATCGCGGATTATTTCTAGCGATAAGTGGATATTTCTTAGCCGAACTTCTGGAGCATGGATGCTCCAGCAGATACCCGGGTCAGTAGCGGAAAAAGTTGATTTACCGTTTGTTCGGATTAAAAGTCAGTCGATTCGTGAACAATTTCCTCTGTTTATAAAGCAAGCTATTGTCGAGACACCTTATACACACGATATTTACTTTTCCAAATATGGATTAAGTGCAACAACACCTGTACCTCACTTTAACCCTTTTTTGAGAAATTTAAAAAAGGTAATTGAACGATCGCACGGAAAGCTCCTCAACAATCAGTTAATTGATAGTAACTTTCACTACTTCACCGCCGCACAGGCGGCTTAGAAAAACATGGAATACTGCTAATCACGCTGAATATCCTTCACCGGCGCACAGGCGGCTTAGAAATTCAAAGGCGTGCCCCCTGTCAACAACAGTCTAAAATTGATCCATGTCAACAACCGAAATTTGTTTCATTGGTTCCCGTTGTCGTGAAAAACGTTTTCCCCGTACCTTCGGGAATACATCGTATACCAGCGATAAGATCGGCGACTTCAACACATGTTCCGCGATCCCACGGGTAGAAGCGAAAGATATCCCGCTGCTGCAAAGGCAGCTTACAGGCAACGTTTTTCAAAGGAACAGGATTAAAATCAACACACGGGTATAGGTAAAAATGCCTAACAAGTTTTGATACTTTGGGCTAAATTTGGCAGTATCCCTACGGTTTTTTAGAAAAACCATCAACGGCGTTATTCATACCTGCACCTTTCTTTTTGAGAGTGCGATTTTATCTTTTAACTACATCACCAAGTGGCAAAACAAGGAAGTCGCTTACTTATGGGTTAGGGCTTGCGTATATATGGCTAAATGTTTTGTTCTGTTGTTTCTGTTGACCGCTGGGGCGGCAGCATCACCGCAGTTTGAAGTTTCGGGTTACGGGACTTTAGGTGTAGTAAAAACAGACTCCGGGGTGTTTGGATATCGCGCCGATTACTCCAAAACTGGTGGTGTTTTCGCTGACGAACTTGATTTTGGCGAATCTTCCAATCTCGGTGTTCAGCTGGACATTTTAGCCACTGATAAGCTGGATTTTGTGGTGCAGGGCATTTATCGTGACCAGGAAAACTTCACTTTAGACTCAGCCTTAAACCTGGCATTTGTTCGTTATACTCCCGAACCCAACTGGTCGTTTCGCGCCGGTAGAACTGCTTTTGATTTGTTTTTAGTAACCGAATATCGGGATATTAATTTTGCCTATCCCTGGGCGCACGTGCCAAACGAAATATATGGGATTTTTCCACACCGTTTTCTTGATGGTGTGGATGTGAGTTACCGCAGACCTCTCACTGACGAAATTACTGTTTCGGCCAAATTCTTCTATGGCAGCACAGAATCGGTTCTTACTGCTTATAGCTCTAAAAATGTCGAGCCGCTGAAGTTCGATGATGTGTTCGGAGTTGCTATCGACTTTTCTGCAATGAGCTGGGACATAGCGTTTAACAGTACCCAGGTGAAATTTGACTCCACAATCGTACAGCCTCTCATTGAGGGAATGGAGTTACTTGAACAACTCCCGGGCTCTGAATTTATCTGGCCGAATGCGCTACAACTTGCTCATTATCTGGACTTAGATAACCGCAAGGGAAAATATACTTCCATCAGTGGACAATATCGTTTCGATAAAGTGACTGTAATGTCTGAGATGGCGAAGGTCAGCTCTGACAGCCTGACCATTCGCAATGTCTACAGCGGCTATGTTAGTGCAATTTATCATGTCTCGAATCATAATTTTTTTGCTACCTTAGCGTTTGCCGATACAAAACCCTTTAATTTGGAAAAGCAGAATATTGACACTGTAGCGCTGGCTCAGATTCCCGGCGCGGACATGCTGTACGAAGGCGCCGAATTCCTGCTGAACTACTACAATCACAATCAAAAAACACTGTCTGTTGGCTGGCGCTGGGATTTCGTTGAAAATATGTCGTTAAAGATGCAATGGGACCACACCAGGATTAGTAAAGACGGCAGCACTTTCTGGCAACCTGCTGATCCCAGTAACTACTGCAGTTGTAACAGCGGTCATGTAAATACACTCTTTACCAACGTGAGCTTTCTTTTCTGATGAGCTGGCACAAGTTACTTATTGTAATGCTGGTGATAGCGGCAATTGGCGCTACGCGAGTGGTAGCCGGTACGGAGCTGGTGGTGGTGGTACATAAAAATAATCCCACCATCGTCCTTAGTAAGTCCCAGCTTATCGATATGTTTATGGGCAAATTTGTGGCTTTCCCCAATGGTGCACCGGCGGTGCCGGTAGATATTGGGGGAAATGCTGGAGCGCGGGAAGAGTTTTATCGCGAACTGGTTGGTATGCCGCTGGCCCGGGTAAATGCGTACTGGTCAAGAGTGAAGTTCTCCGGTAAAGCCCGCCCCCCCAGCGAGTATAAAGATGAGCAGGCGATACTGGATTTTGTCTCCCGGACAGAAAACGGTATCGCGTATGTCAGTAAACAGAGCATCACGCCGTCGGTAAAAGTGGTTTACAGTTTCGATGAATAAAAGCGGCTTGCTGATTCGCCTGGCGGTGGTAATAGGCTTTGCCGCTGTTGCGATAGGTTTTCTTTCAACCCAGTTGTTTTATCGCCTGACGTACAATCAGGAGGTAAAAATTGCTCATCAGAATATTGAGAGCCTTTACCGAACCATTGAAACCACTGCCGCCACTGCCGCCTACTTGGCTGATGC
Coding sequences:
- a CDS encoding potassium channel family protein — protein: MQTWAHIRRVMLSYFSESRWYTIAAIALFYAFSSWILLRAVGETALTSSVDYLYWLAVTASTVGYGDLSPVSRPGKLIVALYVIPLGLTIFAMVVGRLAAWVSNQWKKGLKGMKQLHIKNHILVIGWNEQKTLLLLDLLLKERDALPDHPQIVLCVKADITNPMPDKVEFVRVESFNKDEDMDKACLRDASVILIDNPQDDVTLTTALYCSQRNPKAHQVAYFTDDSLVPLLQQHCPNVECTPSVAVEMLAKSAFDPGSSMLHHDLLSVDAGQAQFSVAIPQTGQTLTVADVFINLKKHYDAIFIGYAPAGVYQKLVVNPEFEVTLSPGDKLFYIAESRIRDIDWKKLGA
- a CDS encoding PspA/IM30 family protein: MSVWKKLITAVRGGANEAAQSVVDSQAIRILEQEIREAKEELRKSDHARTQILAKCKLSQQKIDSFNASISEYEAHARKAIDSDRELALECAQKVADLKSEREQEQSYLDQFQQSEKQLAGNIQQAKANLRRLEQQVDMVKATESVQKAQVAVSSRHMGANSKMKTATESLSRIQEKQKMKNAELQAAEELASEESNGDLEKRLAAAGIKGGKTSADDELSRILGK
- a CDS encoding DUF2170 family protein, yielding MTWDLDKIDSLLQGHDDYVITREEDCLLIANQDGIDAWLAISGEQILVESLLFSSSQVKNKAALDHEILSTHMVFPLTTVGISTIGGEEYYTAFGALSAQSKAESIVIEVETLFQNVASFLDAYETHLK
- a CDS encoding DUF6471 domain-containing protein, encoding MTKNAWRQLVQRIVKSEMSLRGVKYQSLSERLLEVGVEQSADNLRNKVNKGIMGADLLLQILLVLNARPITVQGLQEILAELDAEKG
- the queA gene encoding tRNA preQ1(34) S-adenosylmethionine ribosyltransferase-isomerase QueA, translated to MKLSDFSFTLPDHLIAKYPTEKRSASRLMHLDGKTGNVVHRQFEETLSLVEEGDLLVFNNTRVMPARLKGKKASGGQVEVLVERILPDNTVYAHVRASKAPKPDTKLVLEEAVHATVIGRLDALFHLRFDHDTPVLAILEAHGHMPLPPYIDRPDENSDKERYQTVYNQKPGAVAAPTAGLHFDDTILTALRQKGVNLAFVTLHVGAGTFQPVRVDNILEHKMHAEYAEVSQSVVDAVLATKAAGKRVIAVGTTSVRSLESAAVVAESSESLIMPFFADTDIFIYPGYRFKVVDAMFTNFHLPESTLMMLISAFAGRDNVMQAYAQAIAEEYRFFSYGDSMFIEKADG
- the tgt gene encoding tRNA guanosine(34) transglycosylase Tgt encodes the protein MQFELLNTDGKARRGKLVFERGVVETPAFMPVGTYGTVKGMTPEELSDSGAHICLGNTFHLMLRPGTSIIRQHGDLHDFMHWDKPILTDSGGFQVFSLGDLRKITEEGVTFRSPINGEKILLTPEKSMDVQRDLGSDIVMIFDECTPYPATEQEARLSMELSLRWAKRSKSAHGDNPSALFGIIQGGMYESLRDVSLKGLEDIGFDGYAIGGLSVGEPKEDMIRIIDHTAPKIPQNKPRYLMGVGKPEDIVEAVRRGIDMFDCVMPTRNARNGHLFVTEGVVKIRNAKHRTDTAALDENCDCYTCKNYSRSYLHHLDKCNEILGARLNTIHNLRYYQRVMQGLRDAIAQEELDAFVETFYEQKNMPVPAL
- the yajC gene encoding preprotein translocase subunit YajC produces the protein MSLFISNAYAQSSGAPQGGGYEMLIMLGVFGLIFYFLLYRPQAKRVKEHKNLVSSLSKGDEVLTQGGLVGRIIKVAEDKDFIEIALNDTSNIVVQKSSVTAVLPKGTMKSI
- the secD gene encoding protein translocase subunit SecD; translation: MLNQNSIWKVLLVIVIIGLCTLYALPNIYGEDNAVQISAGRDGNVTVQMVDDVKKTLADNNITPKRIEFENEQILVRLNDSDAQLRARELLETSLGTNYSVAMNLAADTPQWLEELGGTPMKLGLDLRGGVHFLMEVDMSEAISKSLEDAQDNFRTALREEKLRYRTVQQRENHVDIHFRDEETLEKAQFFLRNRNPDLTFEEVDDMVLRASFSEAKLQGIRENAVKQNITIIRNRVNQLGVAEPLVQKQGADRIVVQLPGIQDTARAKEILNATATLEFRLVDQDNDVRDALNGRVPAGSQVIEDQQGRPQLLEKRIMLTGNHIIDANSGVDEYGIPQVNISLDSEGGNKMSRTTRGNIGKPMATVFIEYKSTGERNADGKLVFEKHEEVISVATIQAQLGSSFRITGLDSPKEARDLSLLLRAGALIAPIQIVEERTVGPSLGKENIELGMQAILWGLAAVLVFMLIYYKAFGLVANFALLTNLVIIIGVMSMIPGATLTLPGMAGIVLTVGMAVDANVLIFERIREEIRDGRSPQQAIHQGYDSAFSTILDANITTFIAGLILFAVGTGPIKGFSITLMIGIATSMFTAIVVTRVIVNAVWGGRKVKKLAI
- the secF gene encoding protein translocase subunit SecF, which encodes MQILNLSETVNFMRLRIPTMILSTCLIIGSLVSLGVNSLNWGLDFTGGTLIEVGYSQSADLTKIRHELTAANFEDAVVQNFGTSEDVLIRISPREGVKAATIGNQVLEALRADGSDVEMRRIEFVGPNVGDELTEQGGLAMLVALLCILVYVAMRFEWRFSLGSVAALVHDVILTLGLFSFLQIEFDLTVLAALLAVIGYSLNDTIVVCDRIRENFRKIRKAEPVEVINISLTQTLSRTVITSLTTILVLVALYYKGGALIHGFATALLFGVVVGTYSSIYIASSVALALGISKEDLIPPQVEKEGQDMDSLL
- a CDS encoding type I-F CRISPR-associated endoribonuclease Cas6/Csy4, with amino-acid sequence MLQQIPGSVAEKVDLPFVRIKSQSIREQFPLFIKQAIVETPYTHDIYFSKYGLSATTPVPHFNPFLRNLKKVIERSHGKLLNNQLIDSNFHYFTAAQAA
- a CDS encoding type 2 periplasmic-binding domain-containing protein; its protein translation is MSWHKLLIVMLVIAAIGATRVVAGTELVVVVHKNNPTIVLSKSQLIDMFMGKFVAFPNGAPAVPVDIGGNAGAREEFYRELVGMPLARVNAYWSRVKFSGKARPPSEYKDEQAILDFVSRTENGIAYVSKQSITPSVKVVYSFDE